ATGCGCATCCGCCTGACCGGCCGCATCGACCGCGCGGAATGGCGCGAGACCGCCGACGGCGAGGAGCACCTGCGGCTCATCGATTGGAAGACCGGCCACAAGCACGGGCCCAGGCAGGTCTTCAACGACCTGCAATTGGTCTGTTACCAGCTCGGCGTCGCCTTCCCCGAGGTCGAACGCCAACATGGTGATAATGCCGAAGACCAACCCGAAAGCGTGCGCGGCACCCAGGAACGCGCCGGATTGCGTGGCGTCCAGGCGTTGGAGACCATGCCCGACATCGCCCAAAGCGCCCTGTTCGACGTGGACGAGGCGACGGCTCCCGCGCAAAGCAGCGGCGACGAGAGCACCTTCCAGCCGCCGCTTTTCCAAGGCGGCCATCTCAACGACACTGCGTTCACGCCCCGCAGCTATTACCCCAACCCCTCCAGGCTGCTCGATATCCCCGACCTGCCAACCCAAGCGCCGCAAGGCGTGGGGGAGCGCGCATGGAGCCAGTTTGTGGGCCTGCGCGGCACCCAGGCGGTGTGGGCGCTGACCATGATCTCGCGCATCTTCTACACGGCGGCGGCCTCGCGCTCCGAATCGATCGTCGCGCGTCCGCAGGCCGACCACCTCGCCTATTGCCGCATGAGGCAGGTGTGCCCCGCGTGCGCCGGCGAGGTCGACACCGTCTACGAAGTAAGGAAGGGGCAATGATGGCCTCGCAGAACCGCGATATGAACCCCGCTCGTCAAGCCGACTCCAAGCCGCGGCCCCAGCCCACCGACAGCCCCGAGCAGGCGGCCGTCGTCAACGCCGCCAACGACGACGATGTGCTGGTGGTCGCCGGCGCGGGGTCGGGCAAGACCTACACGATGACCCGTCGCATCATCACGCTCATCGGCCGTGGTGTGCCCCCCGAGAAGATCCTGGGCCTCACCTTCACCCGCAAGGCCGCCTCCGAGCTGCTCTCCCGCGTCTCCACAGCCGTCGCCGAACGCCCCGGCCGCGCCGGCGCCAACCCGTTCCTCAAGCCCGAGGTCTCCACCTACGACGCCTTCTTCCAGTCCATCGTGCGCCAATACGGCCTCTTGGTCGGCTTCGACCAGAACACCCAGCCGTTGAGCCAGGCGGGCGCGCGCCAGTTGGCCATCAGCGTCATCGACGAGCATATGGACCTGCTGCGAGGCCAGGGGTTCGGCGGGTTCTCCACGGTGGTCGACCAGGTGCTCGCGCTCTCCAGCGCCATCGGCGGGTCGATGATGGGCGAGGGATGCGTGAGTGTCGCGCAGGGCGTGGAGCGCGTGCGTCAATGGGACCAGGCGTTCATCGATCGCGTCGATGCGATCATCGGCGACGCTGCGGTTCCCGACGACAAGCCCAAGGTACCTACCGCCAAGGGCATGAGGCGCAAGAAGCGCGAGACGGACGAGCAATACCGGGATCGTATGGCCGAGGCCAAATCCGCCTATCGCGACCTTGCCATCTACCATTGCGCCGCCTTGCGCGACGTGGCCCGACAACGTGACATCCTGTTGACTTTGGTCGACTACTACGACCAGCGCAAGCGTGAGCTCAACATGGCCGAATTCAACGATTTCACCGTCGCCGCCTACGCTTTGGTGACGCGGTTCCCCTCCATCGGCGAGCGGTTCCGTCGTCGCTATACGCATGTTCTGCTCGACGAATACCAGGACACGTCCACCACGCAGGCCGCGCTGCTCACCGCGCTCTTCCATCCCGGCGAATCTGGTGACGGCGCTGCCAATGCCAGCGTCGCCGCCCAACCGCAGGGCCCCCGCCGCTCGGCCGTCAACGCCGTGGGCGACCCCTTCCAGTCCATCTATGCCTGGCGTGGGGCGAGCCCGGGCGCCTTCCGCATGTTCGAACGCGACTTCGGCATGGGGGAGACCGCGCGGCCCTACGCGCTGAGCGTCACCCGCCGCAACGCCCGCGTCGTGCTCGAGGCCGCCAACGACCTCACCGAGCCGCTGCGCCGCCGCGAGGAGCGTGCGTCCAGCTCGCTGATGCGCGAGGTTCAGGTGCCCCCGCTCGAGACCTTGCCCGACGCGAAAGACGGCACGCTCGGCGTCCTTGGCCTCGACACCTTCGGCCAGGAGGTGGACGCCGTGGCCCGTTTCGCCAAGGCCGCCATCGCCCGCCACACCCCCAAGGATCCGGACGTGAAGGATGTGCGGCCGCATGTGGCCGTCCTTTTCCGTGGCAAGACCAGGATGAACGAGTACGTCGAAGGGCTCGAGAAGGCCGGGCTCTCCACCCTGGCCGTCGGCTATTCGGCCCTGCTCGAGCGCCCCGAGGTGCGCGACGTGCTCGCCCTGCTGCACGTGGCCGCCGACCACACCGATTCCAACGCGCTGATGAGGCTTTTGGCCACGCCGCGTTTCGCGCTCAAAAGCCCTGATCTCAACGCCCTGGCGAGACTCGTGCAGCGGCGCAACGACGATTACCGGTTCCGCGCCCTAGCCGAGGCCGGGGTGGTGCCCGCCGACGCCAAGCCCGAGGACCGAGCCGCGCTGGTGCGCGAGCATCGCGACAAGGTGCCCAACATGGTCTTCCTGGCCGATCTGCTCTGCGACGAGGACCTGGATGGCATGCTTGCCAGGCCCGGGGTCGCGCGTGGGTTCACCGAGCCCGGGCTCAAGGCGATCCGTGCGGCCGGAGCCGTGCTCCGCCAGGTTGGCGCGACCATGAACCGCCCGCTTTCCGAGATCGTGCAGACGGCCGTGCGGGCGCTCGGCCTGGACGTCGACACCGTGGTGGCCCAGGCCATGAGCGGTGACGGCCAGCCGCTCTCGCCCTCGCTGGCGCGCTCGCCGATGGACTCGCTGGTCGACCTGTGCGACACCTATATCCACGAGATCGCCGAAGGCTCCGCGCCCACCCTGCGCGGCTTCGTCAGCTGGGTGGATTCCCTCGATTCCATCGACGACAGCGGCGCCTCGGTGCCCAACGAGCCGGCGGATGTGGTGCTCATGACCATCCACCAGGCCAAGGGTCTGGAATGGGACGCGGTGGCCATCGTCGACATGCAGAGCGGCAGCTTCCCCTCCAACCAGGGCGAGGGGCTCAAGGTGACGGCCGACGAGGACCATATCGGCGGGTTCGCCAACGGCTCGTGGCATGCGCCGCAATATAAGGAGACGGCGAGGACCTGGCTCGACGACCCCTCGAGCGTGCCCGTTCCCGTGCGCGCCGACGCCGCCATATTGCCCCGGTTCCCGCACGATGCGCAGGTTGATGGTGATCCCTTGAATCAGTTTGACGCCTTTGACGCCTTTGACACCGCCGAATCACTGGTTGACGAGGCCGATGGCGATATCATGCGTCCGTTCGCCGACGCCGTCGCTATGGCGGAGAATGGTGGCGAATTCGGCGACGAGCCCGATTATCTTTCGCAAAGCGAGGAATATGGGCGCAGGCTGCACGCTGACGAGCGCCGCCTGGCCTACGTGGCCTTGACACGCGCCCGCGAGGACGTGCTGCTCACTTACTGCCGCAACGCTTCCGTGAGCAGGATTCCCGACCCCGAGGCCAAGGGGCAGAAGGCGCCGTCGAATTTCTGGAGCGAGGTGTGTGACGCGCTCGCCAACCATGACGACAAGGTGCTGGCCGGTGCGGCTGGCGATGCTGAGAGAGCCGTTGACTCCAATATCGATACCGCCAATACGCAAACCGATGGCGACGTGGATACCGACGCCGACCTTGCCTCCGAAAAGCCCCAAAGCCTTGATGAGCTCGAGGCCCCACGCCCCGACGGCATATTCGTCGGCGAGCGGGCGGGTGAATACAAGCGCATGATCGTCGACGAGGCATGGGCCGAGCCCGTGCGCGAGCAGGACGAGGGCGAGCCGATGGCCTGGCCCGCCTCGTTGAGCCAGGATTTGGGTGCCCGTTTGGATTGGTCGGCGCAGCAGGTTCGTTTGGCCTCCCAAAGCCTGAAGCATGGTCAAGGTGAAGTCGTCGGTGAAAGCCCCGAGGGCCTGCCATCGCGCCAATCCCTGGCCGAGCGGACCAGAATGCTGCTGGCCGATGAGGATCTAGTGCCCAGAAACGAATCTGGTGCCATCGAGTGGTCCGCAGGCGAATTGGCTGGTCCGGGCAAGTCTGAGCGCAATGAAACTAAGGCCCTCGACGAGCAGGTCCGCCGTCGTGGCCGCCAGGTGCTTCAGGGCCGCCGCCAGAACGTCACCTCGCTGCAGGCCGGCGCCGGAAGGATGAGCGAGCGTGAGTCGCAGCAGTATTGGCGCGGCTTGGTGCGCCCGATTCCGCACGTCGCCTCGCCCGCGGCGCAGGCCGGCACGCGCTTCCACGCCTGGGCCGAGCGGTTCGTCAACGCCTTCGATGGCGACGAAAGCCAGGCTGGCCTCGGCGCGGGGCAGCAGCCCGACGAAGTGCAGTCGATCCAAGGCGATGCCGCCGACGCGCTCGCCGCCGGCCCGCAGCCCGAGACCCGAGTCTCGTTGCTCGCCGACCTCGTCGAACGGGAGCAGCATAAAGCCGAGGTCGAGACCGCCGAAGATCGCAAGATCCTCGTCTGGCAGCGCCGTTTGGCCGACGGCCGCTGGGCTGGGCGCCGCCCGTATTCGGCCGAGCAGCAGATCGTCGTCTCGTTGCCGGAGCTCGACGGCGGCATCGTCAATGGCAAGCTCGACGCCGTCTTCTATGGCGGCCTTGACGAGAGTGACGCCTCCAAGCGCTTCACCGTCGTGGATTGGAAAACGGGCCGCCGCCCCAAAAAGCCCGACGAGATCGACCAGAAGCTCGCCCAGCTCGACATGTACCGCCTGCTGCTCGCGAAGATCACCGGCGCGCCCCTGGAATCCATCGACGCCACGCTCTATTACGTCAGTGAGAGGGATGAGCGCGACCGCGAGATTCACGCGCGGCCCAAGGATGAGCAATCGATTCTCTCCGAGCTGCGCCTGGGCGTTCCCACCTGTTCTGATAACGACTGACGTCATGCGCCGATTGCGGCGTGTTCGCCCGAATACTAACGATTACGCCCACCCGCCTTTCCGCCGTGAGTGGAACAATCCGGGCCGTTTATTACATTGGCACTTTGTATTTCAAATGCGTTATTAGACAACGCGACAATATTTGCGTAAGTATAATGTAATGCAAAAGTTCGGCGAGGCGAGGGGCCCGCCGGCTTTCAGACGGCAGGCTGCGAAAGGTAGACGGATGCGACGGAACAGCGCGGGTGGCATTGAGATGGACGTTATCTATTCACCAATAATCTTCAGTGACGTCGACGATATCGTGCGGGCGTTCGACCAGACGTGGAGTCATCTCGACGAGCTCAAGGGTGACCGCAAACTCTCCCAACTGCGTTCCTACCATTTCGTGCTCAACTTCCTGCTCACCGCAACCCAGGGCGAGGTGGCGCGCAAGAACGGCAAGTTCATGGGCGTCATCCTCTCGCGCGTCGCCGGCCAGCCCCGCCTCTTCTCCAGCGTCCCGCAGCAGCTGGCGAAGATTGACGAGCGCCTCAACTCCACGCCGCTCGGCCACAAGGCGCTGAGCAGCAGCCAGATGACCGGGCGCATCGAACAGGCCATGGAGCGCCAGATCCATATCGGCGAGAAGGCCCCGGCGGAGGTCGAGCTTTTCCTGGTGGCCCCACAGGCGCGCGGCCATGGCGTCGGCGGCAAGCTCTGGGAGCGCGCGGTGGAGTCCTTCGAGCGTTTCGAGGCCCCGATGTTCTACCTGCACACCGATTCGGGATGCGACATGGCCTTCTACGACCACCAAGGCATGAGGCGTGTCTCCGAGCGGCTCGCCAAGGACCATCCTGGTGATGGCCGTAGTAAGCAAGACAGAAGCGACATGTATATTTATGCGGGTATTCCCTCGAAGGTTCTTTCAGCCAAGAAATAAGCTTTGCCAGGCGCCCGTCGCCTTTGCTTCAAAGCCTCCCCACACCCCTTGCGTTTCAAGGGTTGGGGAGGTTTTTCATTACTCGTTCCGCCGAGGTTTCGGTCGTCGCGCCCACCGCGGCCCAATTCTCCCGCCAGCGCCGCTATGCCGTATATGGCATTGATATTCATGCATTATGCTCACGGCTGGTAACGGTCCAAGCTCGCCATATAGACTGGCTAATAGACTGGTTATATACGCAAGCGTGAGGTGAATATCCGGTTATCGTGACGTGGGGCGCGACGACTATCGTGTCGAGCACGGCCAAGCGGCCTTCCGCATCGTCCCGCCGGCCGTCGCCATCACCGTTGCATGCAGTCTTTACCATTGCGAAACGATTCGCGGCCGCATTGGGCGCCGCGCCAAGGCAAAAGGAGGGGAGAGTCATGGGTGCTGTTCGTGTTGGTGGGTCGCAGGCGAAACATGTCTCGCCCTACGCCCGCCTCTTCGCCATCCCCGGCGTCAAGTCGTTCTGCCTGTCGGGCGCGGTGGCCCGTCTGCCGATTTCAATGATGAGCCTGGGCATCGTGCTCGCGCTCAACCATATGTACAACAACTGGACCATCGCCGGCACGATGAGCGCGGTCTACATCCTCGCCGTCGCCGCCGTCACCCCGCTCTACGCCCGCCTCTTCGACCGCTTCGGCCAGCGCAAGGTGGGCTGGCCCGCGCTGGTGGCCTCGGTGGTGGCGATGCTGGTCTTCGCCTTCGCCGCCTGGGCCCGCGTGCCGATTCCGGTGCTCTTCGCCCTGGCCATCGTGATGGGCTGCACCCAGTTCTCCTTCGGCGCCCTCGTGCGCACCCGCTGGGCCTACGCGCTGCGCCGCCCCGGCGACGAGGACCTGCTCGACACCGCCTACGCGCTCGAGTCGGGCATCGACGAGATGGTCTTCATCCTGGGCCCGATCCTCGCCGCGTTCCTCGCCACCTCGGTGAGCCCCGTCTCCCAGCTTTTCGTGCCGGCGCTGGCGTGCGGCGTGGGCGGCGTCATCTTCTTCTCGCTCAAGGATACCCAGCCTCCCATCGTCGAGAACGTGATGGTGGGTGCGGCTCCCGTCACCGACGAGGACGTGCGCGAGGCCCTGGCCAACCGCGGCGGCACCGAGGGCGCGCAGCTGCAGGAGGACGGCGTGAGCCTCAAGGTGCTGCACACCCACGCCGCCAAGCCCAAGAGCGTGCTGCTCTACGCCGGCGTCATCCCGCTTCTGGTCGTCTTCGTCGTCTTCAACATGAGCTTCAACGAGTTCGACGTCTCGGTCACCGCGATGATGAAGGCCATGGGCCGTGAGCAGTTCCTCGGCCTGCAGCTGGCGATGTTCGCCCTCGGCTCCTGCGTCGGCGCGTTCATCTTCGGCTCCAAGAAACCGAAGGGCTCCAACTGGCGCCACATGGTCGTCTATTTGGTGCTGCTCACCATCGGCTATGTGATGTGCCATGTGGTGATGGACAACCTGATCCTGCTCGGCATCTGCTCGGTGATCTCGGGCCTCTTCGTCTCGCCGCTGTTCGCCACGGGCAACCTCATCGTCAAAGACATCGTGCCCGCCGGCTCCCTGACCGAAGGCCTCTCGTGGGTCACCACGGCCGGTTCGGTGGGCACCTCGTTCGGTTCCTCGCTGGCCGGCATGGTCCTCGACGTCTCGAACCCGCATATCGGCCTGTTGCTGCCGATCGCCACCACGTTCGCCGCCGTGCCGCTGGCGGTGCTGGGCTGGTTCCTCGCGCGCAGGCACGCCAGCTAGGCAGGTCCGCAGGGGAGTGCCGGAGTGCCAGAGCGCAGGGAGCATTGTAAAGCGTAAACGCGAAATGTAGCTGTGCTCGCTGCTCGCCGTGCCTGTCACCCGCTGTTCGTCGCCTGTGGCTTGTGTGTACATTATTGTTCCTATATCAGCCGTATCCTTGAGACGGACGTATATGCCGATTAGAGATATCGGATATACCAGATATGTCGGCAACATGTGCCGGCAACGGTATCGAGAGTGAGGTTGCGATGATTCGTGTTTCGGTGATTGGCGCGCAGGGGCGCATGGGCGCGAGCGTGGTCGGGGCCGTCGAGGCGGCCGACGACATGGAACTGGCCAAGAAGATCGGCATGGACGACGACATCGCCGCCGTCACCCCTGGCAACACAGACGTGGCCGTCGAGTTCACCGTGCCCACGGCCTCGCTTGCCAACGTGCTCAAGCTCGTCGCCCAAGGCGTCAACGTGGTGGTGGGCACCACCGGCTGGACCGACGAGAAGATGGCGCAGGTCAAGGCGGCGCTCGCCAAGGCCCCGAAGGCAGGCCAGTCCGTCTTCATCGCCCCGAACTTCGCCATCTCCGCCGTGCTCGCCGACAAGTTCGCGGCGCAGGCGGCCAAATACTTCACCTCCGCCGAGGTCATCGAGCTGCATCATCCCGACAAGGTCGACGCCCCCTCCGGCACCGCCATCCACACCGCCCAGGCCATCGCCAAGGCCCGCGCCGACGCCGGCAGCGCCCCGATGCCCGACGGCACCCAGGGCGAGGCCGCCTCGCGTGGCCAGGTCGTCGACGGCGTGCACGTCCACGCGGTGCGCCTGCAGGGCCTGAACGCCCACGAGGAGGTGCTGCTGGGCAACACCGGCGAGCAGCTGGTCATTCGCGCCGACAGCTTCGACCGCGCCTCCTTCATGCCCGGCGTGCTGCTCGCGGTGCGCAACATCGCCTCGGGCTCCCACCCCGGCCTCACCGTCGGCCTTGATTCCTTCCTCGACCTCTAGGAGTCGCGCTTGCCGACCTCCGACACCCAACGGCCCGCCAACACTGAAGGACCCGTTGCCGCTTCACCCGCGCCGCAGATGGCCGGAGCCGCCGCGACCTCCGAAGCGTCGTCGCTCTCGCCCGCGCACGGCCCTCGCCAGCGGGTGGCCTGGGTCGACACGGCCAAGGGCATCACCATGTTCCTGGTGTTCTTCGGCCATCTCAACGCCACATGGTTCCCCGCGCTCGCCTCGACGATCGGCGTCATCTTCCTGTTCCACATGCCCGCGTTCTTCGTGCTCAGCGGCATCTTCTTCCGCCCCGGCGGCAGCTTTGTGCGCCTGGTCAAGCATCGCGCCTGGCAGCTGCTCGTGCCGTATTATGCGTTCTCCCTGCTGCTGCTCGGCCAGACGCTCGGCAAGAATGTGGTCCCGGCCTTCTACGCGGGCCGTCCCGGGCGCGAGGGCACCCTGGGCCAGGACGTCGTGGCGATCATCCTCAACACCACCGATGGCCTGTGGTTCCTGTGGTCGCTGTTCACCGCCTCACTGCTCTTGTGGTGCATCGTGCGGGTGTGCGGCGAGCGGTTCCTGATCCCAATCGCGCTGGCGCTGCTGGTGGCCGACGCCGCGCTCCGGCATGTGCTCACGCGCCCGTTGCCGTTCTCGCTCAACCAGGTGCTCGGCTCCACGGCCTACGTCGCGCTCGGCTTCGCGTGCCGAAAGGTGCTGCTGGCACTGACCCGCCGCCGTGCCGCCTGGCTCGCCTTGGCCTCCACGGTGGTTTTCGCCGGTCTCGCGTGGCTCTCCATGCTTCCGGCGGTCAGCGCCCGGTGGATGGTGGCCTCGGCCGTCTCCATCCTCGCCTCGTTGTTCGGCACCGGCATGCTGCTTGGCTTCTCCCGCCTGCTGCCGGCGCTGCGGCCGGTCACGTTCGTCGGGCGTGCGACGCTGATCTATTATTCGCTCAACGACATCGTGCTCAAGGCCTGCAAGCTCGTGGTCTTCAAGCTGTCTCCGGTGGCCTCGGCCGCGCTGCCCGCCTTCGGCCAGTTCGCCGAGGGGCTTCTTGTCACCTTGTTCGCCATGGCGCTGGTGGGGTTGCTCGTGCCGTTGCTGAAGCGCTACCTGTGGTGGGCCGTCGGCCTGCCCGGTCCGCAGCGCTGGGGCCGCAAGTAGTTCCGTAGCTTGAGAACCTATATTATCTGGAAGCGCGATGCCAACGTGAATGATAGGAATCGAAGGCTTGTGGTGCCGTTGATGCATTATGCTGGTGCTGTCGGTTAACAAGTGATGCGGATTACTGAACTTCTGTGGAGATGACGTGGATTACGAGGATGGCAAGGCCGAGGTGAGCGGCGCGAGGCCCGAAGACACGGCTTCCGCATATTCCGCACCCACCCCGCGCCAACGCGTCGCCTGGATTGACGTCGCCAAGGCCATCACGATGTTCCTGGTGGTCTACGGCCACATCAACACAAACTGGCTTCCCGGCCCCGGCGTCTCCATCGGCGTCATCTACCTCTTCCACATGCCCGCGTTCTTCCTGCTCAGCGGCATCTTCTTCTCCGCCGACCGCCCGTTCCTCTCCCTGGCCAAGCACCGCGCCTACCAGCTGCTGGAGCCCTATTATTTCTTCGCCGTGATCGTCTTCCTCAAGAAGGCCTTGCAGATTCTCTTCTCATGGCTGCGGCATGGCACCGGCGCCGAGGCATCCTCGTCGTTCAAAGCGTTGCTCAAGGCGCAGGTTCCCGTGCTGTTCAACACCACCGATGGCCTGTGGTTCCTTTGGTCGTTGTTCACCGCGTCATTGCTCCTATGGTGCATCCTCAAGGCCTGCCACGGCCGTTTCCTTGTGCCCATCTCGTTGGCCCTGCTGGTCGCCGACGCGGCGGTGAGGCATGTCATCGTGGTGCCGCTGCCCTTCTTTCTCAACCGCGTGCTCAGCTCGACGGCCTACCTGGCCCTGGGCTACGCCTTCCGTTCCCAGTTGCGCCGTCTCAGCCGTGCGTGGGGCGCGGGCCTGTTCGCGGGATGCGGGGCGGTGTTCGCGGCGCTGGCCTGGGCCTATTTCGCGCTCACCCCCGGAAAACCTTGGTGGTTCACCGATCTGGTGACCATCCCGGCCTCGCTCTTCGGCATCTCTATGCTCCTCGGGTTCGCCCGGATTATCCCCGCATGGCGTCCGCTGAGGTTCGTGGGCGGGGCCACGCTGATCTATTACGGCCTCAACAATCCCATGGTGAACATCTGCGAGCAGGTGTTCGCCGCTCTCGTCAAGACGCCGGTGACCGCGCTGCCGATATTCTGGCAGGATATGCTCGGCGTCGCGCTTTCGCTGGCCGCGATGCTGCTGATCGCCGTTCTCGTCCCGTTGCTCAGGCGCTACCTGTGGTGGGGCGTGGGTCTGCGCAAGCCCGCGAAAGCCGGGGCGAAGCGGGTGGCGGCCGCCTCGTGAACGCTAGGCGAGGAATTGTCGAGGAATGCTGTTTAGCGTCCCGCCCGCGAAGTAGCGTAGCAACTATGAGTGAGTCTTCCATGCATCTTCTTGACCCAGCGCCATTCGGGAGGGTTCTGCCCGCCATGGTGACGCCGATGCATCATGATGGTTCCATTGATTACGAGACCGCCGTGAGCCTGGCCAAGCATCTTGTCGCCGACGGCGCGGATGGCCTCTTGGTCAACGGCACCACCGGTGAGTCGCCGGTCACCCACATGGACGAGAAGGTCAAGCTGGTGCGTGTGGTCAAGCAGGCCGTCAGCGTGCCGGTCATCTCCGGGGCGGGCTCCAACGACACCGCCCACACCGTGCGCATGGTCGAGCAGACCCAGGAGGCCGGGGCCGACGCGGTCCTGGTGGTCGCTCCCTATTACTCGCGTCCTTCGCAAGAGGGTATTTTCCAGCACTACAAGGCCGTCAACGAATCCGCCGAGAAGCCCATCATCGTCTACGACGTGCCGGGCCGCACCGGCGTGCACCTTTCGCTTGACACGTATTGCCGTTTGGCCGGGCTCGACCATATCAAGGCCGTCAAGGACGCCACGGGCGACATCGCCGGCGCGGTGCGCAAGCGCTTGGAGACGGGCCTGACCTGGTACTCCGGCGACGACGCGCTCTTCCTGCCGTTCCTTTCGATCGGCGCGGTGGGCGTCATCTCGGTGATCGCGCATGTCGCGAGCTCGCCGATGCGCCAGCTCGCCAGCGCCTTCGATCGCGGCGACATCCACGAGGCCCAGCGCATCGCGTTGCGTCTGGCCCCGCTGGTCGACGCCGTCAACGGCACCGGGTTCCAAGGCGTGCTGGCCAAGGCCGCGTTGCACGAGCGTGGGTGGCTCGACGAGACCACCATGCGCCTGCCGAACGTCGGGCCGGGGGACGCGGAATACCAGCGTGCCCACCAGGGCATGGTCGATGCCGGCATTCTGGAAGCGTGAGGCGACGACAGGTCGCGTCATTCCGGCGGGAAGCCGGAGAGATTCACCGAGCGGGTCGGTCACCGGGGCGTATTGCGCCCATCGGTGTTCGCCCGCCGTTCCATTCCTCGTCCGCGCATAGGCGCGGACAACAAATAACAGAAATCAACAAGACAATATGACAGATACAGAAGAAAAAACAACAGCCACCACGCGTCGTCGTGGCAGCGCCAGCAAATCCCGCGCCCGCAAAAGCGAGGAGACCACGGCCAGCCGTGGCACCAAGCGCAGCGGCGCCAAGTCCACCGGTCGTTCCGGCGGCTCCCGTCGTTCCAGCAATTCCAGTCGCGGCAACAACAACCGTGGCGGCTCCCGCTCCGGCGGCCAGCGCCGCAACCCGCGCGCCAGCCGCACCCCGGGCACCTCGCCCAACCAGGACGCCGTGCTGATCGCCCCGCCGAAGTACCGCAAGGGCTCCATGCGCATCGTGCCGCTCGGCGGCCTGGGCGAGATCGGCCGCAACATGAACGTGATCGAGTACAACGGCCACTTGCTGCTGGTCGATTGCGGCGTGCTCTTCCCCGATGAGGAGCAACCCGGCGTCGACCTCATCCTCCCCGATTTCAACTACATCAAGGACCGTCTCGACGACATCGAGGCCCTCGTCCTCACCCACGGCCACGAGGACCACATCGGCGGCGTGCCCTACCTGCTGAATCTGCGCCCGGACATCCCGCTGATCGGCTCGAAGCTCACGCTCGCCTTCGTCAAGGCCAAGTGCGAGGAGCATCATCAGAACCCGCGCTGCGTCGAGGTCAGCGGCCGCGACAAGCTCAAGGTCGGCCCATTCAACCTCGAATTCGTGGCCGTCACCCACTCGATCCCCGACGCGCTGGCCGTGTGCATCAGTACTCCTGCTGGCACCGTCATCGACACCGGCGACTTCAAGCTCGACCAGCTGCCCATCGACCACCGCATCACCGATCTGGTGGAGTTCGGCAAGCTCGGCGAGAAGGGCGTCGACCTGGTGATGGTCGATTCCACCAACGCCGAGGTCCCCGGCTTCGTTCGCCCCGAAAGCACCATCGGCCCCGAGCTCGAGCGCGCCTTCAGCGAGGCCACCCGCAAGATCATCGTCGCCTCCTTCTCCAGCCACGTCC
This Bifidobacterium sp. ESL0790 DNA region includes the following protein-coding sequences:
- a CDS encoding acyltransferase family protein, producing the protein MDYEDGKAEVSGARPEDTASAYSAPTPRQRVAWIDVAKAITMFLVVYGHINTNWLPGPGVSIGVIYLFHMPAFFLLSGIFFSADRPFLSLAKHRAYQLLEPYYFFAVIVFLKKALQILFSWLRHGTGAEASSSFKALLKAQVPVLFNTTDGLWFLWSLFTASLLLWCILKACHGRFLVPISLALLVADAAVRHVIVVPLPFFLNRVLSSTAYLALGYAFRSQLRRLSRAWGAGLFAGCGAVFAALAWAYFALTPGKPWWFTDLVTIPASLFGISMLLGFARIIPAWRPLRFVGGATLIYYGLNNPMVNICEQVFAALVKTPVTALPIFWQDMLGVALSLAAMLLIAVLVPLLRRYLWWGVGLRKPAKAGAKRVAAAS
- the dapA gene encoding 4-hydroxy-tetrahydrodipicolinate synthase; amino-acid sequence: MSESSMHLLDPAPFGRVLPAMVTPMHHDGSIDYETAVSLAKHLVADGADGLLVNGTTGESPVTHMDEKVKLVRVVKQAVSVPVISGAGSNDTAHTVRMVEQTQEAGADAVLVVAPYYSRPSQEGIFQHYKAVNESAEKPIIVYDVPGRTGVHLSLDTYCRLAGLDHIKAVKDATGDIAGAVRKRLETGLTWYSGDDALFLPFLSIGAVGVISVIAHVASSPMRQLASAFDRGDIHEAQRIALRLAPLVDAVNGTGFQGVLAKAALHERGWLDETTMRLPNVGPGDAEYQRAHQGMVDAGILEA
- a CDS encoding acyltransferase family protein, yielding MPTSDTQRPANTEGPVAASPAPQMAGAAATSEASSLSPAHGPRQRVAWVDTAKGITMFLVFFGHLNATWFPALASTIGVIFLFHMPAFFVLSGIFFRPGGSFVRLVKHRAWQLLVPYYAFSLLLLGQTLGKNVVPAFYAGRPGREGTLGQDVVAIILNTTDGLWFLWSLFTASLLLWCIVRVCGERFLIPIALALLVADAALRHVLTRPLPFSLNQVLGSTAYVALGFACRKVLLALTRRRAAWLALASTVVFAGLAWLSMLPAVSARWMVASAVSILASLFGTGMLLGFSRLLPALRPVTFVGRATLIYYSLNDIVLKACKLVVFKLSPVASAALPAFGQFAEGLLVTLFAMALVGLLVPLLKRYLWWAVGLPGPQRWGRK